In a genomic window of Prochlorococcus marinus str. GP2:
- the rplE gene encoding 50S ribosomal protein L5, with protein MTLKNRYKESIRPKLLKELGLKNIHQVPKVVKVNVNRGLGEAASNSKALEASLNEMATITGQKALVTRAKKAIAGFKIREGMPIGCTVTLRGDRMYSFLERFINLALPRIRDFRGVNPKSFDGRGNYTVGVKEQLIFPEISFDKIDSIRGMDITIVTSAKSDQEGKALLQELGMPFSKN; from the coding sequence ATGACTCTAAAAAATCGCTACAAAGAATCAATAAGACCAAAACTTTTAAAGGAACTTGGTCTTAAAAATATTCATCAAGTACCTAAAGTTGTCAAAGTCAACGTTAACAGAGGTCTTGGTGAGGCAGCTTCAAATTCAAAAGCTCTAGAAGCCTCTTTAAACGAAATGGCAACAATTACAGGACAAAAGGCCCTTGTAACTAGGGCTAAAAAAGCTATCGCGGGTTTTAAAATTCGTGAGGGCATGCCAATTGGTTGTACTGTTACTTTGAGAGGAGACAGGATGTATTCCTTTTTGGAGAGATTTATAAATCTAGCTTTACCAAGAATAAGAGACTTCAGAGGAGTTAATCCAAAAAGTTTCGATGGGAGAGGGAATTATACCGTTGGAGTGAAAGAGCAATTGATTTTTCCTGAAATCTCTTTTGATAAAATAGATTCAATAAGAGGTATGGATATAACTATTGTCACAAGTGCAAAATCAGATCAAGAAGGTAAAGCTCTTTTACAGGAGTTAGGAATGCCTTTTAGTAAGAATTAA
- the rplN gene encoding 50S ribosomal protein L14, translating into MIQQETYLTVADNSGAKRLQCIRVLGSNRRYAHVGDVIVATVKDALPNMGVKKSEVVKAVIVRTKATLRRNTGNSIRFDDNAAVLINEDKNPKGTRVFGPVARELRDKNYTKIVSLAPEVI; encoded by the coding sequence ATGATTCAACAAGAAACTTATTTAACAGTTGCCGATAATAGCGGAGCAAAAAGACTCCAATGTATTAGGGTTTTAGGTTCTAATAGAAGGTATGCGCACGTCGGAGATGTAATCGTAGCAACTGTAAAAGATGCTCTTCCTAATATGGGAGTTAAGAAATCTGAAGTTGTTAAAGCTGTTATCGTCAGAACTAAAGCAACTTTAAGAAGAAATACTGGTAATTCAATCAGATTTGATGACAATGCAGCAGTATTGATTAATGAAGATAAGAATCCAAAAGGTACCAGAGTCTTTGGTCCTGTAGCTAGAGAACTGCGGGATAAAAATTATACAAAGATTGTTTCTCTTGCTCCGGAGGTGATTTAA
- the rplP gene encoding 50S ribosomal protein L16 produces MLSPKRTKFRKQHRGRMRGVASKGNTIAFGQFALQAQDCGWVTARQIEASRRAMTRYIKRGGQIWIRIFPDKPVTMRPAETRMGSGKGNPEFWVAVVKPGRILFEMGGEDITEETAKEAMRLAQYKLPVKTKFISIDKNLENSSQENTKNSKKSQEEVKQ; encoded by the coding sequence ATGCTTAGTCCAAAACGTACTAAATTCCGTAAACAACATAGAGGCAGAATGAGGGGTGTAGCCTCAAAAGGTAATACTATTGCATTCGGTCAATTTGCTCTCCAAGCTCAAGACTGTGGCTGGGTAACTGCACGTCAGATTGAAGCAAGCAGAAGAGCTATGACCAGATATATCAAACGTGGTGGTCAAATCTGGATTAGAATATTTCCTGATAAACCTGTAACCATGAGACCTGCCGAAACCAGAATGGGTTCTGGTAAAGGTAACCCAGAGTTTTGGGTCGCAGTTGTAAAACCTGGAAGAATACTTTTTGAAATGGGTGGTGAGGATATCACTGAGGAAACTGCAAAGGAAGCTATGCGTCTGGCTCAATACAAACTTCCTGTAAAAACTAAATTTATCTCCATTGATAAAAATCTAGAAAACTCCTCCCAAGAAAATACAAAAAATAGTAAAAAATCTCAAGAGGAGGTTAAACAATGA
- the rplX gene encoding 50S ribosomal protein L24, translating into MLDSLKQKKNSQRIKMRIKTGDLVKVINGKDKGKTGEVLKTIPLQNRVVVKGINLRTKHVKPTQEGETGRILTEEASLHASNVMFFSKDKNLTSKIEYFIDKEGVKKRRLKKTGEVID; encoded by the coding sequence ATGTTGGACTCATTAAAACAAAAGAAAAATTCCCAGAGAATAAAAATGAGAATCAAAACTGGAGATTTGGTAAAAGTAATTAATGGCAAGGATAAAGGGAAAACTGGTGAGGTTTTAAAAACTATCCCTCTTCAAAATAGAGTAGTTGTAAAGGGAATTAACCTTAGGACTAAACATGTAAAACCAACTCAGGAAGGAGAAACTGGAAGAATACTTACAGAAGAAGCATCTTTACATGCATCAAATGTAATGTTTTTTTCAAAGGATAAAAATCTTACAAGTAAGATTGAATACTTTATTGATAAAGAGGGAGTGAAGAAAAGAAGATTGAAGAAAACTGGTGAAGTAATTGATTAA
- the rplR gene encoding 50S ribosomal protein L18, with protein sequence MTKFSRKLQTQKRHRRLRRFLIGDATRPRLSVFRSNNHIYAQVIDDSAQITICSASTVDKEIREKSEKLPSDCKSSSIVGKLLAKRAIKKGIKQVIFDRGGNLYHGRVKALADAAREAGLEF encoded by the coding sequence ATGACCAAATTTTCCAGGAAATTACAAACCCAAAAAAGACATAGAAGATTAAGGAGATTCTTAATTGGAGATGCAACGCGTCCAAGATTGTCTGTTTTTCGCTCGAATAACCATATTTATGCACAGGTTATTGATGATAGCGCTCAAATAACTATTTGCTCAGCTTCCACTGTTGATAAGGAAATAAGAGAAAAATCTGAGAAATTACCCTCTGATTGTAAATCTTCTTCCATTGTTGGAAAATTATTAGCAAAGAGAGCTATAAAAAAAGGTATTAAGCAAGTTATTTTTGACCGTGGTGGAAATTTATATCACGGCAGAGTAAAGGCACTTGCAGATGCTGCCCGTGAAGCTGGCCTAGAATTCTAA
- the rplC gene encoding 50S ribosomal protein L3, with protein MSIGILGKKLGMSQLFDEKGNSVPVTLIEAGPCRITQLKTNALDGYTAVQIGYGLSKDKHISKPEKGHLLKSGEELLKHLKEYRVEETSSYEIGNQITVKYFEVGQKVDISGKSMGRGFAGYQKRHGFSRGPMSHGSKNHRAPGSTGAGTTPGRIYPGKRMAGRYGGKQITTKGLLVLKIDDKKNLLVVKGSVPGKPGSIINIKPNNVVGKKGGEKS; from the coding sequence ATGTCTATAGGAATTTTAGGAAAGAAATTGGGCATGTCCCAACTTTTCGACGAGAAAGGTAATTCGGTACCAGTTACTCTTATCGAGGCTGGTCCTTGCCGTATCACTCAATTGAAAACAAACGCTTTGGATGGTTATACTGCCGTTCAAATAGGTTATGGCTTGTCCAAAGATAAGCATATAAGTAAGCCTGAAAAGGGACATTTGTTGAAATCAGGTGAAGAACTTTTAAAGCATTTGAAAGAATATAGGGTTGAAGAAACTTCATCTTATGAAATCGGAAATCAAATAACTGTAAAATATTTTGAGGTTGGTCAAAAAGTTGATATCAGTGGCAAATCTATGGGTAGAGGTTTCGCTGGTTACCAGAAAAGACATGGTTTTAGCAGAGGTCCTATGAGTCATGGTTCAAAAAATCATAGAGCACCTGGATCTACAGGTGCAGGAACAACTCCAGGCAGAATTTATCCTGGAAAAAGAATGGCAGGAAGATATGGAGGAAAACAGATTACTACTAAAGGTTTGTTAGTTCTAAAAATTGATGATAAGAAAAATTTGCTTGTAGTAAAGGGTTCTGTACCAGGTAAGCCCGGCTCAATAATAAACATTAAGCCAAATAATGTTGTAGGAAAAAAAGGAGGTGAAAAATCATGA
- the rpsC gene encoding 30S ribosomal protein S3, whose protein sequence is MGHKIHPSGLRLGITQEHRSKWFATSKTYPILLQEDFKIRTFIQKKYGAAGISDVLIARKADQLELELKTARPGVIVGRQGSGIEELRSGIQKTIGDRTRQVRINVVEVERVDADAFLLAEYIAQQLEKRVAFRRTIRMALQRAQRAGVLGLKIQVGGRLNGAEIARTEWTREGRVPLHTLRAEIDYATREANTTYGVLGIKVWVFKGEVLPKEEQTIPVGASPKRKASRRPQQFEDRSNENS, encoded by the coding sequence ATGGGACATAAAATACATCCTTCAGGACTAAGATTAGGAATTACACAAGAGCATCGCTCTAAGTGGTTTGCTACTTCTAAGACATATCCAATTCTTCTCCAAGAAGATTTTAAAATTCGTACCTTCATACAAAAAAAATATGGAGCAGCAGGCATTAGCGATGTTTTAATAGCTAGAAAAGCTGACCAATTGGAACTTGAATTAAAAACAGCAAGACCAGGAGTTATAGTTGGAAGACAAGGAAGTGGGATTGAAGAATTAAGATCTGGCATTCAAAAAACTATAGGGGATAGAACAAGGCAAGTTAGAATAAACGTTGTAGAAGTTGAGCGCGTAGATGCTGATGCTTTTTTACTAGCTGAATATATTGCACAACAACTTGAAAAAAGAGTCGCCTTTAGAAGAACTATAAGAATGGCCTTACAAAGAGCTCAAAGGGCTGGAGTCTTAGGTCTAAAAATTCAAGTAGGGGGAAGGTTGAATGGTGCTGAAATAGCTAGAACTGAATGGACTAGAGAAGGTAGAGTTCCATTACATACATTGAGAGCTGAAATTGACTATGCAACACGTGAAGCTAATACAACTTACGGTGTCTTAGGCATAAAAGTTTGGGTTTTCAAAGGTGAAGTTCTCCCCAAAGAAGAACAAACTATCCCTGTGGGTGCGAGCCCTAAGAGGAAAGCTAGTAGAAGACCTCAGCAATTTGAGGATCGTTCAAATGAGAATTCATAG
- the rplF gene encoding 50S ribosomal protein L6 — protein MSRIGKTPVLIPEKVTVDFDGLTVTVKGPKGELKRLMPEGVSFDKKDNTVVVSPTTTKIYSRQRHGLCRALIANMVEGVTQGFSKKLEIVGVGSRAQVKGKNLVVSAGYSHPVEMIPPDGITYKVESNTNVTVSGIDKEIVGNEAAKIRSIRPPEPYKGKGIKYHDERILRKAGKSGKK, from the coding sequence ATGTCAAGAATCGGAAAAACACCAGTACTTATTCCTGAGAAAGTTACAGTTGATTTTGATGGATTAACAGTTACCGTGAAAGGCCCAAAGGGTGAGTTAAAACGTCTCATGCCTGAGGGAGTTAGTTTTGATAAGAAAGATAATACTGTTGTCGTAAGTCCTACTACAACCAAAATATATTCAAGGCAGAGACATGGATTATGTAGAGCCTTAATTGCAAATATGGTTGAAGGGGTTACTCAAGGTTTTTCAAAGAAATTAGAAATTGTTGGCGTTGGATCAAGAGCACAAGTAAAAGGTAAAAATCTAGTTGTAAGTGCAGGATATAGCCATCCTGTAGAAATGATCCCCCCTGATGGTATAACATACAAAGTTGAGAGTAATACAAATGTTACTGTATCTGGAATTGATAAGGAAATTGTTGGCAATGAGGCAGCAAAAATCAGATCAATTAGACCTCCAGAGCCATATAAAGGTAAAGGAATTAAATACCATGATGAGAGAATTCTCAGAAAAGCTGGTAAATCTGGCAAAAAATAA
- the rpsQ gene encoding 30S ribosomal protein S17, which yields MALKERIGTVVSDKMDKTVVVAVINRYPHPTYKKIVSRTTRYKAHDPENTCVLGDRVKIRETRPLSAHKRWAIQEILNKTSQAKEVKK from the coding sequence ATGGCACTTAAAGAAAGAATTGGTACTGTTGTCAGCGACAAAATGGATAAAACAGTTGTTGTTGCTGTCATTAACAGATATCCACATCCCACTTATAAAAAAATCGTAAGTAGAACTACACGATATAAGGCGCATGATCCAGAAAATACATGTGTTTTAGGTGATCGAGTTAAAATTAGAGAAACTAGACCGCTCAGTGCTCATAAAAGATGGGCAATACAAGAGATTCTCAATAAAACAAGTCAGGCTAAGGAGGTTAAAAAATGA
- a CDS encoding 50S ribosomal protein L23 gives MSKLFDSRLADVIRKPVITEKATNALDLNQYTFEVDHRAAKPQIKAAVEALFSVKVIGVNTMNPPRRTRRVGKFSGKRSQVKKAIVRLAEGDKIQLFPES, from the coding sequence ATGAGTAAATTATTCGATTCTCGTTTAGCCGATGTAATAAGAAAGCCAGTTATTACTGAGAAAGCTACAAATGCACTAGATCTTAACCAATATACTTTTGAAGTAGATCATAGAGCGGCAAAACCACAAATAAAGGCTGCTGTTGAAGCCTTATTCAGTGTTAAAGTGATAGGAGTTAACACTATGAATCCTCCCAGGAGAACAAGAAGAGTCGGGAAATTCTCTGGTAAACGTTCTCAGGTCAAGAAGGCAATTGTGCGTCTTGCTGAAGGAGACAAAATCCAACTATTTCCAGAATCTTAA
- the rpmC gene encoding 50S ribosomal protein L29, with protein MKNSESLKEFKKLNSEQITEKIDQLRKDLFDLRFKQATRQLNETHKFKIIKKQVAQLLTLSKSQSASKTTSD; from the coding sequence ATGAAAAACTCAGAGTCACTTAAGGAATTTAAAAAATTAAATTCTGAACAAATTACTGAAAAGATTGATCAATTACGAAAAGATCTTTTTGATTTGAGATTCAAGCAAGCTACAAGACAGCTCAATGAAACTCATAAATTTAAAATTATCAAGAAACAAGTTGCGCAATTACTCACTCTCAGTAAGAGTCAATCTGCTTCTAAAACAACTTCTGATTAA
- a CDS encoding LdpA C-terminal domain-containing domain: MITTKNTKDKWIKLICGASNEDIVAIEDLCAIYTAAGVDYIDVAAEESIVHAAKKGIEWAKKVFENSPGLMISISDGNDIHFRKAKFDPLKCPPNCPRPCEKACPTFAIDNSGIKKSKCYGCGRCLNSCPLNLISEYEYNLSKDDLGSTLQRIKPNAVEIHTEINRLESFAKVVRILESSEIKLDKLSISCGLNQSFKKSQEPEDLLKALWERYEIIKKLDIPLIWQLDGRPMSGDLAPSTSRDTVKLFEKIGSNLPPGLIQLAGGTNEKTHEFLNSNNLPDGIAFGSAARKIMQPLIELAHKNNKKLYEYPETMALAIKKAKKFLEPWKSSSFK; this comes from the coding sequence TTGATTACAACTAAGAATACAAAAGATAAATGGATTAAGTTAATTTGTGGTGCAAGCAATGAAGATATTGTTGCCATAGAAGATTTATGTGCAATTTATACTGCTGCTGGTGTCGACTACATAGATGTTGCTGCAGAAGAATCTATAGTCCACGCAGCAAAAAAAGGAATCGAGTGGGCAAAAAAAGTCTTTGAAAACTCCCCTGGATTAATGATAAGCATTAGTGATGGAAATGATATCCACTTTCGTAAAGCAAAATTTGATCCATTGAAATGTCCCCCTAATTGTCCAAGACCGTGCGAAAAAGCATGCCCCACATTTGCAATTGATAATTCTGGGATCAAAAAGAGTAAATGTTATGGATGTGGAAGATGTTTGAATAGCTGTCCCCTAAATCTAATTAGTGAATATGAATATAATTTGTCAAAAGATGATTTAGGATCAACACTTCAGAGAATAAAGCCTAATGCAGTAGAAATTCATACAGAAATCAATCGCCTAGAGTCTTTTGCAAAAGTTGTCCGTATCTTAGAAAGTTCTGAAATAAAATTAGACAAGTTATCTATCAGTTGTGGATTAAATCAATCTTTCAAAAAATCACAAGAGCCCGAAGATCTTTTGAAAGCTCTTTGGGAAAGATATGAAATTATTAAAAAACTTGATATTCCTCTTATTTGGCAGCTAGATGGAAGGCCAATGTCTGGAGATCTTGCTCCTTCAACAAGTAGAGATACTGTAAAGTTATTTGAAAAAATCGGTTCAAATCTTCCACCTGGATTAATTCAACTAGCAGGAGGAACAAATGAAAAAACTCATGAATTTTTGAATTCAAACAATCTCCCAGACGGAATAGCATTTGGAAGTGCTGCAAGAAAAATTATGCAGCCCCTTATTGAATTGGCTCACAAAAATAACAAAAAACTTTATGAGTATCCTGAAACAATGGCTTTAGCAATCAAAAAAGCTAAGAAATTTCTAGAGCCATGGAAATCGAGCTCATTCAAATAA
- the ndhN gene encoding NAD(P)H-quinone oxidoreductase subunit N, with product MPLLLTGKKFHNDLKTNKCLAIFAPLEGGYETRLLRRMRAKGFKTFITSARGLGDPEVFLLKLHGVRPPHLGHQSVGRNGALGEVQQVIPQASELFNENDKNKLLWLLEGQVLSQSELESLIEICTNDNKLTIVIEMGGSRKLEWKPLSNYILDEFES from the coding sequence ATGCCATTACTGCTTACTGGGAAAAAGTTTCATAACGATTTAAAAACTAACAAATGTCTTGCAATCTTTGCTCCTCTTGAAGGTGGTTATGAAACTCGTCTTTTGAGGAGAATGAGGGCCAAGGGCTTTAAAACTTTTATAACCTCAGCAAGAGGGCTTGGAGATCCAGAAGTCTTCTTGCTCAAATTGCATGGCGTTAGACCACCGCACCTTGGTCATCAAAGCGTTGGAAGAAATGGAGCACTCGGGGAAGTTCAACAAGTTATCCCACAAGCTTCTGAGTTATTTAATGAAAATGATAAAAATAAATTACTTTGGTTATTAGAAGGTCAAGTATTGTCTCAATCTGAATTAGAAAGCTTAATAGAGATTTGTACTAACGATAATAAGCTAACTATAGTTATTGAAATGGGTGGTTCAAGAAAACTTGAATGGAAACCGTTAAGTAATTACATTTTAGATGAATTTGAAAGTTAA
- the rpsS gene encoding 30S ribosomal protein S19: MGRSLKKGPFIADSLLKKVEKQNTDNDKSVIKTWSRSSTILPVMIGHTIAVHNGKTHIPVFITEQMIGHKLGEFAPTRTYRGHLRDKKGAKS; encoded by the coding sequence ATGGGACGTTCACTAAAAAAAGGACCTTTCATAGCAGATAGCCTGCTCAAGAAGGTAGAAAAACAAAATACTGATAATGACAAGTCTGTTATCAAAACTTGGTCGAGATCCTCTACGATTTTACCTGTAATGATCGGTCACACAATCGCCGTACATAATGGCAAGACTCACATTCCAGTATTTATTACTGAACAAATGATTGGTCATAAACTTGGTGAATTTGCTCCTACACGCACTTACCGAGGTCATTTAAGAGATAAGAAAGGAGCAAAATCATGA
- the rplD gene encoding 50S ribosomal protein L4: MTTLETLKWDGKKSGKVSLDLAVAKETSSADLMHRAVLRQLANKRQGTASTLTRSEVRGGGRKPYKQKGTGRARQGSIRTPLRPGGGIIFGPKPRSYNLDMNRKERRLALRTALMSRVSDMKAVEDFGSSLKQPKTSEIINGLARLGIQKTEKVLVILDSPSDVIKKSINNIEKVKLIAADQLNVFDILNANKLVIGQSALDKIQEVYAS; this comes from the coding sequence ATGACAACACTTGAAACTCTTAAGTGGGATGGTAAAAAATCCGGCAAAGTTTCTCTTGATTTAGCAGTTGCTAAGGAAACTTCTTCGGCAGACTTAATGCATAGAGCAGTCCTTAGACAGCTAGCAAATAAAAGACAGGGAACAGCATCAACTTTGACAAGATCTGAAGTGCGTGGGGGCGGTAGAAAACCCTATAAACAAAAAGGTACGGGAAGAGCCCGTCAAGGATCAATAAGGACACCCTTAAGACCTGGTGGCGGAATTATTTTTGGACCGAAGCCACGTTCTTATAATCTTGATATGAATCGTAAGGAACGTAGGTTAGCTCTTAGAACAGCACTTATGTCTAGAGTATCTGATATGAAGGCCGTTGAAGATTTTGGATCTAGTTTAAAGCAGCCTAAAACAAGTGAGATCATCAATGGCCTTGCTCGATTGGGTATACAAAAAACTGAAAAAGTTTTGGTTATTCTTGATAGTCCGTCCGATGTTATAAAAAAATCCATCAATAATATCGAAAAAGTAAAATTAATTGCCGCCGATCAATTAAATGTATTTGATATTCTCAATGCTAATAAATTGGTTATAGGGCAATCAGCTTTAGATAAAATTCAGGAGGTTTATGCATCATGA
- the rpsE gene encoding 30S ribosomal protein S5: MTDTPTKQEIQSKNDKVPGAMPVEQKKNNRNDRKRNKRGDSKNLERDSDWQERVVQIRRVSKTVKGGKKMSFRAIVVVGNEKGQVGVGVGKAGDVIGAVRKGVSDGKKNLVRVPLTPNNSIPTLSKGRDGAANVLIRPAAPGTGVIAGGSIRTVLELAGIKNVLAKRLGSKTPLNNARAAMVALSQLRTHKSASRERGISLEQLYS, translated from the coding sequence ATGACTGACACTCCAACAAAACAAGAAATTCAATCCAAGAATGATAAAGTTCCTGGAGCTATGCCTGTTGAACAAAAAAAGAATAATCGTAATGATCGAAAAAGAAATAAAAGAGGTGATTCAAAAAATCTTGAGAGAGATTCTGATTGGCAAGAAAGAGTTGTTCAAATTCGACGCGTTTCTAAAACTGTTAAGGGTGGAAAAAAAATGAGTTTTAGAGCAATAGTTGTTGTAGGTAATGAGAAAGGTCAAGTTGGAGTTGGAGTTGGTAAAGCAGGAGATGTCATTGGTGCGGTGAGAAAGGGAGTTTCAGATGGTAAAAAGAATCTTGTTAGGGTTCCTTTAACTCCAAATAATTCAATACCAACTTTATCAAAAGGTAGAGACGGTGCTGCTAATGTACTTATTAGGCCAGCTGCTCCAGGTACAGGGGTAATTGCTGGTGGTTCAATTAGAACAGTTTTAGAATTAGCGGGCATAAAAAATGTCTTAGCAAAAAGATTAGGTAGTAAAACACCTTTGAATAATGCAAGAGCGGCTATGGTAGCTCTTTCACAATTAAGAACACACAAATCTGCCTCAAGGGAGAGAGGAATCTCACTTGAACAGCTCTATTCTTGA
- the rpsH gene encoding 30S ribosomal protein S8, whose amino-acid sequence MSNHDPISDMLTRIRNASQKKHTTTTIPGSKMSLSIAKVLQKEGFISDINEEGEGYKSQIILGLKYSGKNKFPTIRSMQRVSKPGLRVYKNTRGLPKVLGGLGVAIISTSKGVMSDRDARKQGIGGEVLCYVY is encoded by the coding sequence ATGTCAAATCACGATCCTATTTCAGATATGCTTACTCGAATTAGAAATGCGAGTCAAAAAAAGCATACAACAACAACAATCCCAGGTTCAAAAATGTCCTTAAGTATCGCCAAAGTGCTTCAAAAGGAGGGATTCATTTCTGATATTAATGAGGAAGGTGAAGGTTATAAATCACAAATAATACTCGGTCTCAAATATAGTGGTAAAAACAAATTTCCTACTATCCGATCTATGCAAAGAGTTAGTAAACCTGGATTGAGAGTATATAAAAATACTAGAGGTTTACCAAAAGTTCTTGGAGGTCTTGGAGTTGCCATAATTTCAACTTCTAAAGGCGTTATGAGTGATCGCGATGCTAGAAAGCAAGGCATTGGCGGCGAAGTCCTCTGCTATGTTTATTAA
- the rplV gene encoding 50S ribosomal protein L22 has translation MTKTPETTKTAIAHGNYVRGSASKVRRVLDQIRGRSYRDALIMLEFMPYRSTDPITKVLRSAVANAEHNLGMDPSTLVISSAWANSGPVMKRYRPRAQGRAFSIKKQTCHISISVESAPAKTNTEVQN, from the coding sequence ATGACAAAAACACCTGAAACAACAAAAACAGCAATTGCTCATGGGAATTACGTTCGCGGATCAGCCTCTAAAGTGAGAAGAGTTTTGGATCAGATAAGGGGTAGGTCTTATAGAGATGCATTGATTATGTTGGAATTTATGCCTTACAGATCTACAGACCCCATCACTAAAGTTTTAAGATCTGCGGTTGCCAATGCAGAACATAACCTTGGAATGGATCCATCAACCTTAGTTATTTCTTCTGCATGGGCTAATAGTGGTCCAGTAATGAAAAGGTATAGGCCCAGAGCTCAAGGTCGAGCTTTTTCAATTAAAAAACAGACTTGCCACATCAGTATTTCTGTTGAATCTGCTCCTGCTAAAACTAATACGGAGGTACAAAACTAA
- the rplB gene encoding 50S ribosomal protein L2, with the protein MAIRKFKPYTPGTRQRVVTDFSEITSAKPERSLIVSKHRVKGRNNRGVITCRHRGGGHKRQYRLVDFRRDKRNINAKVAAIHYDPHRNARLALLFYEDGEKRYIIAPAGVKVGQNVISGESVPIEDGNAMPLSVMPLGSSVHCVELYAGRGAQMVRSAGASAQVMAKEGDYVALKLPSTEVRLVRKECYATLGEVGNSEIRNTSLGKAGRRRWLGRRPQVRGSVMNPCDHPHGGGEGKAPIGRAGPVTPWGKPALGLKTRKKNKPSNKLVVRRRRRVSKRSRGGRDS; encoded by the coding sequence ATGGCAATCCGTAAATTTAAACCTTATACACCTGGTACTAGGCAAAGAGTAGTTACTGACTTTAGTGAAATAACAAGTGCAAAACCTGAAAGATCACTAATAGTTTCAAAACATAGAGTTAAAGGCAGAAATAATCGTGGAGTTATCACTTGTCGTCATCGTGGAGGTGGTCACAAAAGGCAATATAGATTAGTTGACTTTAGAAGAGATAAAAGAAACATCAACGCTAAAGTTGCAGCTATACACTACGATCCTCATAGAAATGCAAGGCTGGCACTTTTATTCTACGAAGATGGGGAAAAAAGATATATTATCGCTCCAGCAGGAGTAAAAGTCGGACAGAATGTCATATCTGGAGAAAGTGTTCCAATTGAAGATGGTAATGCAATGCCACTTTCTGTTATGCCATTAGGATCTAGTGTTCATTGTGTTGAGTTATATGCAGGTAGGGGTGCTCAGATGGTTAGATCCGCAGGAGCTAGTGCTCAAGTTATGGCAAAAGAGGGAGATTATGTTGCTTTAAAACTACCATCTACCGAGGTAAGACTTGTAAGAAAAGAATGCTACGCAACTCTTGGTGAAGTTGGTAATTCTGAAATAAGAAATACTAGCTTAGGTAAAGCAGGAAGAAGAAGATGGCTTGGAAGAAGGCCTCAAGTGAGAGGTAGTGTAATGAACCCATGTGATCATCCACATGGAGGAGGAGAGGGAAAAGCACCAATTGGTAGAGCAGGACCAGTTACTCCATGGGGTAAACCAGCTCTTGGATTAAAGACACGTAAAAAGAACAAACCAAGTAATAAATTAGTTGTTCGAAGACGTCGTCGTGTTTCTAAGAGGAGTAGAGGAGGAAGAGACTCTTGA